The window TTTCTGCTTGGGTGATGGTTCTGGCATCAAACCCTTATTCTTTATGGtagctgctgcttctctgtaCTTTTCACTTTGCTGACTTTCTTCTCTGAGGTTCTTTTTACAGGGACTTGTGCTTGGAGTGAAATCAGATAAAAGTGACGGAGTCGCTTCTGTGCTTTTTGCTGCAGAGGTGCTATTAAGTGTTGCATCTCTTTCAGCTTCTCCATCAAGAAGCTCAACCTTGACTTGCCATTGATCCCCAATTTGACAGACAAACTCAACCAAGAGTGGCTTCTCTGTCACAGCTTCGATGAAAGAAGCTTCATCTCTATAGGTGCATGTGTTAATCAGTGAACATGGTATGCTAAACCTTGGCTGGGACAGGAACTGCTCTGGTAGAAAGTAGATCTTTTCCTTTCCTACAAATGCTGAGTTTCCGTAGTCCACAAACTCCACCTTGTAGGAGGAATCATCTTCCTGGTTCTTCACAACTGAACGATACAGAGCACCATCCTCCTCAAACTCTGACAAAACAGCATCACTGACAGTCAAGGGTGAGGGTGGCTTCAAGGAATCTTTGAAGTCACTTGAGTTGAGATCTTCGCCCATTTTCAGGATGGCAGATTCATCATCTGACACCTGGAGGTAAAACCTACTGGTGGAGTCAATGTGggacacaaaacattttacccTACATCCAGGATTTATGTTCTTATATGGCAACCGCACCAGTTGGGGCGttcctttttcctttctgtGCTGTGTTTGCCTTGTATGCTGGTTTCCACTTGTGGACTTGATTTGAGGTTTTATAGGACCAGTCCTCTTTTGATTTCTCACAAGTTCTTGTTTGGCTCTTGCCTTCCTGTTTGGGGCACTACCAAGTGCAGAATTTTTGGCGTTTTTCAGTTTTGCACCGATAGCTTTAGATGGAGATGCACTGTGCACTTTTAGAAGAGTTTTGAATGTGcctatttcacattttatgcgctggttttgcttttttgtttttccgcAGCTTACAGAAAATCTGACTGCAGTCTTTGGTTTCTGGGAAAGACTCAAAATGAGTTCTTTCACCTTCTCATTGATGTTTATCTTTCCATCAAACAGCTCAACATCAAATGATCCATCATCCCTCTTTCCTCGTACAACAACTCTCACCAGCTTATTGAGGACTGCATTGATGAGCCACTCCAGGGCATCTGCATAGAGTTCCTCTGTGGGCACCGAATGGAGGTTGAATCTTACAGCCTGCATTGGAGTATACAATAAGTCTTCACAGCTCCTGGAAATGAACATGACAGACTTTTTCTCTGATATGTTTGTGTTTCCATAGTCAACAAAGAAAACGCCAACATGCAGGGACGACTGAACACTTAGGGTTACACCCCTGTACCATTTGCCATCCAAGTACTTTGCGAGGCACATCTTTCTCACAACAGCTCCTGTCCTGGCTTGCATGTTTTCAGTTGCCTCTAAGATTTTAATCTCGAGTTCTTCTATGATTTCTGTGTTCCTCTCGAGATGGCAGTAGACTTCACACTGGCTGTTGACATGCGTAACATAGACCTGTTCTTCATCTCCAGGACTTAGGTCAAACGAAGAGTAGATGAAAGACTTGGGGAACACATCAGAGTTTTGCCTCGTAGATGAAGTTGCTACTCTTGCAAGTCCCTGCTTGATAAGTGTATTTGCAACGCTTTGCTGTGTTTGAGTGTTGTGGAGAGAAACTACGTTGCACATGCCGTTGTTTTTCACAGTCACCAGGGAtgaaattttacatttcagaacACCTTCACTGTTGAGGgcaaaacttttcagcaagtcgCATGCATGGGGACTCCAATCGCCACAGTATTTTGGATCTGCTGGTTCAATGAGGTTATAAAGGCTGCATCTGAAAGCTTGTCCTTCCAAGCGAAGATATTCTGGCATAATTGCCTGAAGATGAGAAGGTGTGACCAGGACAATGGAACCGTAGTCAATCAGCATCACTAGGGCTTGGCTCTTCCTGTTTCCAATGATTAAGCCCCTGTACCAGCATCCATCTTCAGGTGACTTTACAATGCAACACGACTCTTCTGGATGGAGGGGAACTGTGTGAGCTGAGTAATGGAGCTGGATGTCATCCATGAGCTTCTCCAAAGCTTGAGTTCCAACTAGAGCCTGGCACCAGAAGTCAGATGGAGAGTTAATGTGGGAGCAGCATACAGAGACCTCAAACCCTGGCTTGAATTTTAAAGCTTTGTAGCAAGAATGAATTTCAATattctcagttttatttctgcacaGGCTCACTTCTCCTTCAcaatcctgctgctgctcttttcTCATGTTTGTTTCAGAGCATTGTAGCTGTCTTGCTTTATccaaaacatcttgttttttctccacaggTACATGTGGAATGTACTCAGCCAGTTTGGAAGAAATCAAGACCTCAGTCATGCTCTTGTCGCTTCCCATCTCAAACAAGTCGACgacaaatgtgtattttttcatcTGGATTAGGTGGACAAGCAAAGCTCTGCCGGACACCGTTTTTCTGAAGAACTGACATGTTGCGCTAGGCCAGACATCATCTAAAGGAAAAATGTTAACAAGTGTGCAACAGACAGCAAAGGGGGGTGTGTCAGCAAATGTCTTGGGTATGTTCTTTATCAACTTGTGTGGCACTTTTTCAACATTCCCATAGTCGATAAAAAGGATTTCGGCTCCGTGCTCGAGAACATCTGTCACCACACCCCTGTAGAAATGAAAGTCTTCATTGTACAGAGCACAGCACATTGCCCCTACCTCCGGATTCAGCAGTACATCTTCATCCAGCTTCACCTGACTGAAGTGCTCTCCTATTTTGGCCATCATTTCCTCAAGCTCCTGGTTGCGTTTCTGGGTTCTGATCCAGAAGTGGTTTGGATCCTGAGCATACTCAACATAGCCCATGAAAAAGGAGCCAACCTGAATTTCCTCTGTTTCAAGGGTTTTGTATAATGCTTCACTCAGGATTTTTTCATAATTCTCATATCGATCCTGAGGGGATGGTTCCTCAACATCTGAAAGTGGCTGGGAGGAAAGATTTTGGATTGGCTCTGGTTCTTCCAGGTGTTTGTCTTTAGCACTTAGCACCGTGATGGTATACAAATGATTATCTTTATCAAAACCAGTGATCTCCACATCGAGAACTGCTCCGAGCAACCCTGCCTTGAGGAGACTCATCTGCTGAGTTCTGAACACCAAGTCCTGGTCAGCCAGAGAGGGAAGTGTGCACGGAAAcgccatcatttgcattgagtAAAATTCAGGAGGTAAGCTGTGGACGTTCTCAATTTTTGCTGTCTCAAAGAAACCATAGTCAATGAAGAAAACTCTTACTTGAGAGTTGGCTGGCAGGAGCTGCACAAAGCCTCGGTGCCATCTCTGATCTTTTCCTTTAACTGCACACAGAACACCCAGGTTCTCTGGAGTCTTCTGACTGCATCCTTTGGTTTTGTCCTCACAAATTTCAGCCAGCTTTTTTGAAACTTGCCACAGCTCTGCTGCTGTGTTAGCCATCTGACAGTAAAACAGCCCAGGATGGACAGCAGCAGTTACTCGCACTTCAGGGCATGTCCCAAAACTAAATTTAGGCCCACAGAATGACAACATGTCCTGATATCCCTGCAAGCTGGATGATTTGTAGCAAAATTCTTGGCCTCTTGATTTTTCAATGAGCAGGTCTGGAACTGGCTCCATGTTTTGTTTGAGTGGCACCTCTGTAAGCATGCTAACCAGGAGAAGGAATGTATCTCGGTCCACATGTCTCCCAAAACCATGTCGAACAAGGTCAGAGTTGATGTCAGGCGCTTCAAACAGAAGGACTTTGTGAGGAAGAAATGCTTGGATAAAACCTGTGACATTTTTACCTGTCAAGCTTGACAAATATCGTTCAACAACAGAGTGAGAACAATTCTGGAGAATCAGTACATTTGCCAGAAATCCACTGACTATTTTTGGAGGCAGGATGAACAAGTCGTCCGAACAGGAAGATATGCGAGCAATGTCGACACTCAGGACGTTTCCACAATCTATGAGGAAAACATCAAGCAAGTCTTCCTTTCGGTTTTGAACTCTTCCTCTGAACCAGCGAGCTGAGGTCACATCTTCAACTAGGCAGAAATCGGCGACGTCCACTGCGGCTTTAGTCTTTGGTACATTCTGAAGTTCTTGCTGCAAGATGTTGTAGTCCAGTTCACATATGGAAGGGTACTGTCCCTGGAAGTGTATCAGGGTAGCTTCGGGGCTCCAGTCCAAGTGCGTCAAACTGAGATCCACTGACCAAAGGGCATGTTGTGTCAGCACACCTGAATCTTGTGACCTGCAAATTCAAATAGCATCaattaataaacaatatttatctGTAATGCTTTATTAGATAATTGTAATTTATGAAAGCAGGAATCTGAGAGTGCTGTTCTAATCTTTGGGGTGAGTCCAAAGAGGAAGAACTCAACAGCCTGGTGTTTAAATGAGGCTGTGTTTCAAAACATTGATCAGACGtgataaatgtgtaaaaaacacACTTGTACTTTTACTCTGAGACCCCTACATCATATCCGTGCATCTAATTGCCATTAGATGTCacttaaattaataatacaGTCCAGctatttactaaaaaaaaaaaataaaaaatgtcacaacTGGAAAGTTAATTATCTTGATCTGATGTTTCACAATAGTCCTGACTAATTGTCAGGATTATGTAACTATTCTAGTTTACTGCTAGAATAGTTACATTCTAGCagtaaacacaggaaacaaCCAATGAGATAAAAACCCAAAGAAATTAACTCATCCACTCCGACTGGTATGTTTATGATTTAACTGTTTTACTTACTTCTCATGTTCTGGTCCAAGCTTGGACTGCATTGTAGCAAAATTAGGTCCTTTCAAACCACCAAATCAACCTACAGGGCATACAGATGTTGTTGCATTTACCAtgttagttttttattaaatacagagGACCCCCAATATTTGCGATGGTTCGGGATCACAGCTGCCTACGAACAAAACCTCTTCTAAATACACTTATAACTGACTACTTTATACAATATACCTTAATATAATAGGCGCAGTGGAAATGGTCTTAGCACTAGCGCTGAAGctaataaacagtttttcttatttctgctctgctgccaATCAGCcccaatgaaaataaatggtgtTCCATAAAAGAAATGCTGGAATAGGCACATTTCTACGAATAATTATAATTTACAGttatgttccacagaaaaatctctGAATACTGAACCGTGAATAGAAGGGGTCCACTGTATTCTAGTGATTAACAAAAAATCCTCTAAATAATAACATACATAAAGTGACAAGGATGTAACGCATGTAAGAAATCTTTTGTGGTAAATGTTTGTGTTATTGAACAATATCAGCAAACGTCCCAAACTAACACCCACACAAACTGGGTCTCAatcttaaaatgttatttgagGGTAGTTCAAAACAAGATTTCAAGATAACAAGGTGGTTTTGTCATTAATTTAGTAGCTTTTAAATATTCACCTTACTCTACTTACAGTAAAATCTGAACTACTGTATGCAATAGCTTGATATCAGTACTTTAAAGAGTGTCAACTTTAAAAACTGGATTAAATAATGGCCACAACAGGAATAAATTACATGTCAACTAAAGATTCACATTTGTACATTGGTAATCTATAGTAGTTTTTTAACCTTCTATAAACACGATTAATGAACATAGCAGTGATCTATTAttatgaaacaagaaataagTTTAGGATTtaggaaaatcaaaacaaaataattttaaagtatatttatgtGTACAAGTTGGAAAATATTATAAAGTATTGGAACCAAACACCTCAGTAACTTTTGGAAAACTAAGAATCAGGGAaccaaaagataaataaatgaagctgTGATGGagaatttctgaaataaatacaataaggCAATTAATAGTTTAGGTTACAGGACCTCTTGAGTGGCATTGATGGCTCATATTGATTTACATGTGCATAAATAAACGAGGATAAATGGATTAGTAGACGG is drawn from Xiphophorus hellerii strain 12219 chromosome 15, Xiphophorus_hellerii-4.1, whole genome shotgun sequence and contains these coding sequences:
- the tdrd15 gene encoding tudor domain-containing protein 15 — translated: MQSKLGPEHEKSQDSGVLTQHALWSVDLSLTHLDWSPEATLIHFQGQYPSICELDYNILQQELQNVPKTKAAVDVADFCLVEDVTSARWFRGRVQNRKEDLLDVFLIDCGNVLSVDIARISSCSDDLFILPPKIVSGFLANVLILQNCSHSVVERYLSSLTGKNVTGFIQAFLPHKVLLFEAPDINSDLVRHGFGRHVDRDTFLLLVSMLTEVPLKQNMEPVPDLLIEKSRGQEFCYKSSSLQGYQDMLSFCGPKFSFGTCPEVRVTAAVHPGLFYCQMANTAAELWQVSKKLAEICEDKTKGCSQKTPENLGVLCAVKGKDQRWHRGFVQLLPANSQVRVFFIDYGFFETAKIENVHSLPPEFYSMQMMAFPCTLPSLADQDLVFRTQQMSLLKAGLLGAVLDVEITGFDKDNHLYTITVLSAKDKHLEEPEPIQNLSSQPLSDVEEPSPQDRYENYEKILSEALYKTLETEEIQVGSFFMGYVEYAQDPNHFWIRTQKRNQELEEMMAKIGEHFSQVKLDEDVLLNPEVGAMCCALYNEDFHFYRGVVTDVLEHGAEILFIDYGNVEKVPHKLIKNIPKTFADTPPFAVCCTLVNIFPLDDVWPSATCQFFRKTVSGRALLVHLIQMKKYTFVVDLFEMGSDKSMTEVLISSKLAEYIPHVPVEKKQDVLDKARQLQCSETNMRKEQQQDCEGEVSLCRNKTENIEIHSCYKALKFKPGFEVSVCCSHINSPSDFWCQALVGTQALEKLMDDIQLHYSAHTVPLHPEESCCIVKSPEDGCWYRGLIIGNRKSQALVMLIDYGSIVLVTPSHLQAIMPEYLRLEGQAFRCSLYNLIEPADPKYCGDWSPHACDLLKSFALNSEGVLKCKISSLVTVKNNGMCNVVSLHNTQTQQSVANTLIKQGLARVATSSTRQNSDVFPKSFIYSSFDLSPGDEEQVYVTHVNSQCEVYCHLERNTEIIEELEIKILEATENMQARTGAVVRKMCLAKYLDGKWYRGVTLSVQSSLHVGVFFVDYGNTNISEKKSVMFISRSCEDLLYTPMQAVRFNLHSVPTEELYADALEWLINAVLNKLVRVVVRGKRDDGSFDVELFDGKININEKVKELILSLSQKPKTAVRFSVSCGKTKKQNQRIKCEIGTFKTLLKVHSASPSKAIGAKLKNAKNSALGSAPNRKARAKQELVRNQKRTGPIKPQIKSTSGNQHTRQTQHRKEKGTPQLVRLPYKNINPGCRVKCFVSHIDSTSRFYLQVSDDESAILKMGEDLNSSDFKDSLKPPSPLTVSDAVLSEFEEDGALYRSVVKNQEDDSSYKVEFVDYGNSAFVGKEKIYFLPEQFLSQPRFSIPCSLINTCTYRDEASFIEAVTEKPLLVEFVCQIGDQWQVKVELLDGEAERDATLNSTSAAKSTEATPSLLSDFTPSTSPCKKNLREESQQSEKYREAAATIKNKGLMPEPSPKQKVQITRWVRQKCYRRKHNRKFKTSSIPVSRDCPDVFIHQTVQARETETGTILSVQSDSSFYVRLTKENNLLTSMERHIKDNIKKYKTVPEKDVKQDLKCLVQAEDGKWRRAVVQQIHERRFEVFLVDHGITVEMPRGPVPQQCTDLKEVPNLALLCKINSVGLNEDPTPQCWYEMLKPLVGTEVKLILVQISEADGVWLVEIALSELLLMRQIKASLHKNGDKTALAAETQNEASPDGFTADTSTPQLLFFAPLETDKAYSGFASAFTTPFEFCVVLEDLLLVMDKVSIMLDNLPGNMPSLPEAHLVPGTCCLLKSESKNKWCRTQIIHTNTTVVLKLVDYGHHEVIPYHDLSKLKQLPVELANLPKMTYPCILRGVKPAGVDGQWNDEAAAFFQDCLYKKDLQIFFRECGPNSIWRVDIVADGVHIAKKLVDAGHANYIDVLLGRRFQELSSCEKPQVCDTDEEEVYSEVEATDGCKVNTSVNSESRTSQCFLM